The following coding sequences are from one Salinicoccus sp. Bachu38 window:
- a CDS encoding superoxide dismutase — translation MAFELPELPYAYDALEPHIDKETMEIHHTKHHNTYVTKLNDAVKGTDLENKSIEDVIKNLDSVPEDKKTAVRNNGGGHLNHSLFWELLSPESKEVSGEVKDAIESKFGSVDKFKEEFEAAGAGRFGSGWAWLVVNNGELEIVSTPNQDNPVTDGKTPILGVDVWEHAYYLKYQNKRPEYLKAFWNVVNWDKVNELYSNAK, via the coding sequence ATGGCTTTTGAACTACCAGAACTACCATATGCATATGATGCATTGGAACCACACATCGACAAAGAAACTATGGAAATTCACCACACAAAGCATCATAACACTTATGTGACCAAACTCAATGATGCTGTCAAAGGAACGGACCTTGAGAACAAGTCCATCGAAGATGTCATCAAGAATCTCGACTCAGTTCCTGAAGACAAGAAGACAGCAGTGAGAAACAATGGCGGCGGTCATTTGAACCACTCACTATTCTGGGAACTTCTCTCTCCTGAATCCAAAGAGGTTTCTGGCGAAGTTAAAGATGCAATTGAATCCAAATTCGGATCTGTGGACAAATTCAAGGAAGAATTTGAAGCAGCAGGCGCAGGCCGATTCGGTTCAGGCTGGGCTTGGCTGGTTGTAAACAACGGAGAACTCGAAATCGTATCCACTCCAAACCAGGACAACCCTGTCACAGATGGCAAGACACCAATCCTTGGTGTGGACGTATGGGAGCATGCGTACTATCTGAAGTATCAGAACAAACGTCCAGAATACCTGAAAGCATTTTGGAACGTAGTCAATTGGGATAAAGTGAACGAACTTTACAGCAATGCAAAATAG
- the ispG gene encoding flavodoxin-dependent (E)-4-hydroxy-3-methylbut-2-enyl-diphosphate synthase, whose protein sequence is MSQITHRTNTRPVKVGDVTIGGADQIIIQSMTTTKTHDVEATVKEIHRLEEAGCQIVRVACPKEEDALAIPEIKKQINIPLVVDIHFDYKLALLAVEGGADKIRINPGNIGKREKVEAVVEACKAKGIPIRIGVNAGSLERHIIKKYGYPTADGMVESALHHIKILEELDFHDIIVSMKASDVNLAIEAYEKAAKAFDYPLHLGITESGTLFAGTVKSAAGLGAIISKGIGNTMRISLSADPVEEVKVAKELLKSYGLASNAATLIACPTCGRIEIDLIAIANEVEEYISTIKAPLKVAVLGCAVNGPGEAREADIGIAGARGEGLLFMHGKTVRKVPEETMVDELKKEIDILAEQHYEKERKEKEETANR, encoded by the coding sequence ATGTCTCAAATTACACACCGTACCAATACAAGACCTGTCAAGGTCGGCGATGTGACCATCGGCGGCGCCGACCAGATCATCATCCAGAGCATGACGACAACGAAAACTCATGATGTCGAAGCGACGGTAAAAGAGATTCATCGTCTGGAAGAAGCAGGATGCCAGATTGTACGTGTCGCGTGTCCTAAAGAAGAAGATGCACTGGCTATTCCAGAAATAAAGAAGCAGATCAACATTCCACTCGTCGTGGACATCCATTTTGACTATAAACTTGCCCTGCTCGCTGTCGAAGGCGGTGCTGACAAGATCCGTATCAACCCGGGCAACATTGGTAAACGTGAGAAAGTCGAAGCGGTGGTTGAAGCATGCAAGGCAAAAGGCATCCCGATCCGCATCGGCGTCAATGCCGGTAGCCTGGAAAGACACATCATCAAGAAATACGGCTACCCTACTGCAGATGGCATGGTGGAGAGTGCCCTGCACCACATCAAGATTCTGGAAGAACTTGATTTCCACGATATCATCGTATCGATGAAAGCATCTGATGTGAACCTTGCAATAGAAGCCTATGAAAAGGCTGCAAAAGCATTCGACTACCCGCTCCACCTCGGCATCACCGAAAGTGGCACCCTGTTCGCCGGTACCGTCAAAAGCGCTGCCGGACTTGGAGCCATCATTTCAAAAGGCATCGGCAATACGATGAGGATTTCGCTCTCTGCGGATCCGGTCGAAGAAGTGAAAGTTGCGAAGGAACTGCTGAAAAGCTACGGGCTGGCAAGCAATGCAGCCACGCTCATCGCCTGTCCGACATGCGGACGTATTGAAATCGATCTGATTGCGATAGCGAACGAAGTCGAGGAATACATTTCCACAATCAAGGCGCCGCTGAAAGTTGCAGTGCTTGGCTGTGCAGTAAACGGACCAGGCGAAGCACGTGAAGCGGATATCGGGATTGCCGGTGCCCGTGGAGAAGGCCTTCTATTTATGCACGGCAAGACGGTCAGGAAAGTGCCGGAAGAGACGATGGTCGATGAATTGAAGAAGGAAATCGACATACTTGCGGAACAGCATTACGAGAAGGAACGCAAGGAAAAAGAGGAAACAGCAAACAGATAA
- the solA gene encoding N-methyl-L-tryptophan oxidase, with amino-acid sequence MEKHYDVIIVGAGSMGMAAGYYLSKKGIRTLMIDAFDPPHANGSHSGDTRLIRHACGEGFDYIPLAMRAQELWDDLQKETSETIFRKTGVLTYGPPQSEFVGRAIEGGRAYDLNIETLSADEINERWTGISIDDDHIGCYEPDAGVLFSENCIRTFRRLALENGAELKVNSPVQEIEVHENSARVSTRDASYTSDKLIISGGAWNKRILDDLGLNLRLTPSRRAITWFNSDDALYRSDTFPGFFADLADSVYYGFPCIDGAGLKIGRYDNGDDMAPEYMNREFGAYDKDEGDLRHFLDDQMKEANGKLNVGKVCIFTNTPDEHFIIDKHPEHPHVAIAAGFSGHGYKFSSAVGEILGDLVTEGRSQLDISLFSATRPSLQPQRTEKL; translated from the coding sequence ATGGAGAAACATTATGATGTAATCATTGTCGGTGCAGGTTCGATGGGCATGGCTGCGGGGTACTACCTGTCCAAAAAGGGGATCCGGACACTCATGATCGATGCTTTCGATCCACCGCATGCGAACGGTAGCCATAGCGGGGACACACGACTGATAAGGCATGCCTGCGGGGAGGGCTTCGATTATATTCCTCTTGCCATGCGCGCACAGGAGCTATGGGATGACCTCCAGAAGGAGACATCGGAAACGATATTCCGCAAAACGGGTGTTCTGACATATGGCCCTCCACAGTCAGAGTTTGTAGGCAGGGCCATTGAAGGGGGGCGGGCATATGACCTGAATATCGAAACCCTTTCCGCCGATGAGATCAATGAACGCTGGACCGGCATCTCTATCGATGATGACCATATCGGATGCTATGAACCGGATGCCGGAGTGCTGTTCAGCGAAAACTGCATCCGTACATTCCGCCGGCTGGCGCTCGAAAACGGTGCAGAACTCAAAGTGAATTCACCGGTGCAGGAAATAGAAGTGCATGAAAATTCCGCCAGAGTGTCTACTCGCGATGCATCATATACTTCAGACAAACTGATCATCAGCGGCGGTGCGTGGAACAAGAGAATACTGGATGATCTGGGATTGAATCTCAGACTCACACCGAGCCGTCGGGCGATCACCTGGTTCAACTCGGATGACGCCCTGTACAGATCGGACACCTTCCCCGGATTCTTTGCCGACCTGGCGGACAGTGTATACTATGGGTTCCCCTGCATCGATGGGGCCGGACTCAAAATCGGCCGTTATGACAATGGGGATGATATGGCTCCGGAATACATGAACAGGGAATTCGGCGCTTATGACAAGGATGAAGGCGATCTGAGACATTTCCTGGATGACCAGATGAAGGAAGCGAACGGCAAGCTGAATGTCGGAAAAGTATGCATATTTACGAATACGCCGGATGAACACTTCATCATCGACAAGCATCCGGAACATCCGCATGTTGCCATTGCCGCCGGTTTTTCCGGTCATGGCTACAAGTTCTCAAGTGCAGTCGGTGAGATTCTGGGCGACCTTGTCACTGAAGGCCGGTCACAACTCGATATATCATTATTTTCAGCAACGCGACCGTCACTCCAGCCACAGAGGACAGAGAAACTCTGA
- a CDS encoding Fur family transcriptional regulator: MTQYKERLQENKLKITQKRMRMIELFLDEDRYLSAKDVQELLNADYPGISYDTIYRNLYTLKDIEVLEQTTLSGEMHYKISCTTHHHHHFICDECGDTKVIHYCPVETWQDELDDVEIKNHKVELYGLCGACRRARIS; the protein is encoded by the coding sequence TTGACTCAGTATAAAGAGAGACTCCAAGAAAACAAACTTAAGATTACACAGAAAAGAATGCGCATGATCGAGCTGTTTCTGGATGAAGACAGATATTTGAGCGCCAAGGATGTCCAGGAGCTGCTGAACGCAGACTATCCCGGCATCAGCTATGATACGATATACCGTAATCTGTATACACTGAAGGACATAGAAGTCCTTGAACAGACCACCCTGTCCGGTGAGATGCACTACAAGATTTCATGCACGACGCATCACCATCATCATTTCATATGTGATGAATGCGGCGACACGAAAGTCATCCACTACTGTCCGGTCGAAACATGGCAGGATGAACTGGATGATGTTGAAATAAAGAACCATAAAGTAGAGCTCTACGGTCTGTGTGGAGCATGCAGGAGAGCCAGGATCTCATAG
- a CDS encoding DUF1189 family protein: MKYFTFFKRLLTFKKYPLFRTANFKHMLINILLISILIALPNIISLFQSVNATSGLADLESEIPDFRIVDGEYVGETETVSIRGDDILFSGDMTTEDMVNRDSGILIGFLKDGIYIRDVQNSGFDYSYISQVETDEDLKTFIEQQTSSLYFYVIVYIVFYIAVIMFFAVIFLSVGVYVLHLISQLLKKKSRFMNWFKFSMFATVAVLIPMIAIQLAAGPLLWWLYMLTLPFYYHYFKKLPVVKA, from the coding sequence ATGAAGTATTTCACTTTTTTCAAAAGGCTGCTGACTTTCAAGAAGTATCCCCTGTTCAGAACAGCCAACTTCAAACACATGCTCATCAATATACTGCTCATCTCCATACTGATCGCCCTTCCGAATATCATTTCACTGTTCCAGAGTGTCAATGCGACATCCGGCCTGGCCGATCTTGAATCGGAAATACCCGACTTCCGTATAGTGGACGGTGAATATGTCGGGGAAACGGAAACGGTCTCAATCCGGGGGGATGATATCCTCTTCAGCGGCGACATGACGACTGAGGATATGGTGAACCGTGATTCCGGCATACTCATTGGTTTCCTGAAGGACGGCATCTACATCAGGGATGTCCAGAACTCGGGGTTCGACTATTCATACATCAGCCAGGTCGAAACGGATGAAGACCTGAAAACTTTCATAGAACAGCAGACATCGAGCCTGTACTTCTATGTCATCGTCTACATCGTCTTCTATATTGCAGTCATCATGTTCTTCGCGGTCATATTCCTCTCTGTGGGCGTTTACGTCCTGCATCTGATATCACAGCTCCTGAAAAAGAAGTCACGGTTCATGAACTGGTTCAAATTCTCCATGTTCGCCACTGTGGCCGTCCTGATTCCGATGATTGCGATACAGCTCGCTGCCGGACCGCTGCTGTGGTGGCTCTATATGCTCACCCTGCCGTTCTATTATCACTACTTCAAAAAGCTTCCCGTGGTGAAAGCGTGA
- a CDS encoding GntR family transcriptional regulator produces the protein MKRLDIKISNQSEVPIYEQLKNEIIHLIMTGALRPGDPLLSMRRLAKELSISIITTKRAYQDLEAAGYVYSVVGKGTFVSEQNNENRREQILVEIEKKLEDLLSTAKKIDLSTRELVEMMKVMEEDQ, from the coding sequence GTGAAGCGCTTGGACATAAAAATTTCAAATCAAAGTGAGGTCCCGATATATGAGCAGCTGAAGAATGAAATCATACACCTTATCATGACCGGGGCATTGAGGCCGGGAGATCCTTTATTGTCGATGCGCAGGCTGGCCAAGGAACTGAGCATCAGCATCATCACGACAAAAAGGGCATATCAGGACCTCGAAGCCGCTGGATATGTATATTCAGTTGTCGGGAAGGGCACATTCGTCAGTGAACAGAATAACGAAAACAGAAGGGAACAGATACTGGTCGAAATTGAAAAGAAATTGGAAGACCTGCTTTCTACAGCGAAAAAAATCGATCTGTCCACCAGGGAACTGGTGGAGATGATGAAAGTGATGGAGGAGGATCAATGA
- a CDS encoding LysR family transcriptional regulator, with protein sequence MELKDLRIFQSVAGAGSISRGAKALNFVQSHVTARIKAMEIELDTKLFLRHSRGTTLTAEGRKLEVYARQILSLMDDMEKDFSDNDSPSGSLNIGTVETIVKLPDILSMFQRHYGGVSLSLTSDVTANITAQILDRQLDGAFVADFEPNPKISRIEIFRETLTLVSSEPEISLDDLKRKPMLVFKKGCSYRENLERWLMDEGVMHAKVMEFGTLETIIGSIRSGLGISLVPKSTIQPLIQSGEVHVHDIPEEYSNISTDFIWNKEAYLTRTMDKFIQTVQAFKVQEERGRV encoded by the coding sequence ATGGAACTCAAGGATCTGCGGATTTTCCAGAGCGTTGCCGGGGCTGGCAGTATCAGCAGGGGGGCAAAGGCATTGAACTTCGTCCAGTCCCATGTGACGGCACGGATCAAAGCAATGGAAATCGAACTGGATACTAAGCTGTTCCTCCGCCACAGCAGGGGGACGACCCTCACAGCTGAAGGCCGGAAGCTTGAAGTCTATGCCCGTCAAATCCTGAGTCTGATGGATGATATGGAAAAAGATTTCAGCGATAACGACAGTCCTTCCGGCAGCCTCAATATCGGAACGGTGGAAACAATCGTGAAGCTGCCGGATATCCTTTCCATGTTCCAGCGTCACTATGGCGGAGTCAGCCTGTCCCTTACTTCAGATGTCACGGCAAATATTACTGCCCAAATACTCGACAGGCAACTGGATGGTGCATTTGTCGCAGATTTCGAGCCGAATCCAAAAATCAGCAGAATAGAGATCTTCCGGGAGACGCTCACCCTTGTTTCAAGTGAGCCCGAAATCAGCTTGGATGATCTGAAAAGGAAACCGATGCTCGTCTTCAAGAAGGGATGCAGTTATCGTGAAAACTTGGAGAGATGGCTGATGGACGAAGGGGTGATGCACGCGAAAGTGATGGAATTTGGCACACTCGAGACGATCATCGGAAGTATCCGGTCCGGCCTCGGCATCAGTCTCGTTCCGAAATCCACCATCCAGCCACTCATCCAATCAGGAGAGGTCCATGTCCACGATATCCCAGAGGAATACAGCAATATCTCGACGGATTTCATCTGGAACAAGGAGGCCTACCTTACCCGCACAATGGACAAATTCATCCAGACCGTGCAGGCCTTCAAGGTGCAGGAGGAAAGAGGAAGGGTGTAA
- a CDS encoding ABC transporter ATP-binding protein yields the protein MMNAVTVAGLEKDMGRFRLKDINLNIRKGYITGLIGENGSGKSTLIHHMLVLKKQDGGRISILDKDLEKEREELLNRIGLVFAEDRFPQNINPKRLNGLLTVYYDHWHADTFFAYLERFNVDATSKIKFLSTGEKVKLSIAIALSHDAELLILDEPTSNLDPTFRMELLNILQTLMTDEDVTILFSTHITTDLEKIADYIVMIDDGEVLFDMEKDVLFESYRKVKGDRKIIDDAGELLIGTTINALGFEAMTREPQALVELYGRKVLIENLTLDEMMYFIKREKGETING from the coding sequence ATGATGAATGCTGTTACTGTCGCCGGATTGGAAAAGGATATGGGACGATTCAGATTGAAGGATATCAACCTCAATATCAGAAAAGGCTATATCACCGGTCTGATTGGTGAGAATGGGTCAGGGAAATCCACACTGATCCATCATATGCTGGTATTGAAGAAGCAGGACGGGGGACGGATCAGCATATTGGATAAGGATCTTGAAAAGGAAAGGGAGGAGCTGCTGAACCGTATCGGGCTGGTATTTGCCGAAGACCGTTTTCCCCAGAACATCAATCCAAAGAGACTCAATGGACTTTTGACTGTCTACTATGATCATTGGCATGCTGATACGTTCTTTGCATATCTGGAAAGGTTCAACGTGGACGCCACAAGCAAAATCAAATTCCTGTCCACAGGGGAAAAAGTGAAACTTTCCATTGCAATCGCCTTGAGCCACGATGCTGAGCTGCTGATTTTGGACGAACCGACTTCGAACCTCGATCCGACCTTCAGGATGGAACTGCTGAATATCCTGCAGACACTCATGACGGACGAAGATGTCACGATACTCTTCAGCACGCATATCACTACAGATCTTGAGAAGATCGCCGACTATATCGTAATGATCGATGATGGGGAAGTACTGTTCGACATGGAGAAGGATGTACTCTTCGAGTCCTACAGGAAAGTGAAGGGAGACCGTAAGATCATCGATGATGCAGGTGAACTGCTGATCGGCACAACCATAAACGCACTCGGATTTGAAGCGATGACAAGAGAGCCTCAGGCACTCGTGGAACTTTATGGAAGAAAGGTATTGATTGAAAATCTGACGCTGGACGAAATGATGTACTTCATAAAAAGGGAGAAGGGAGAGACGATCAATGGGTAA